In the genome of Quercus robur chromosome 3, dhQueRobu3.1, whole genome shotgun sequence, one region contains:
- the LOC126717051 gene encoding kinesin-like protein KIN-14S isoform X1: MEDRTVEILSENCEPFDPNRDLKPSSPSASVQNLEDSTIHSEQIEENTDLIDDNSLSSGIQETTPDQGHTLPILQKIIDLSTKVQNLKKEHTVLSDQVKQTTDSFPGPEAVNTLQLLNTEHELLKKKYLQESSERKRLYNEVIELKGNIRVFCRCRPLSQNEITSGSTSIVDFDSSQDNELQVICSDSSKKQFKFDHVFRPEDNQEAVFAQTKPIVTSVLDGYNVCIFAYGQTGTGKTFTMEGTPENRGVNYRTLEELFRISDERGGIMRYELFVSMLEVYNEKIRDLLIDNSNQPAKKLEIKQAAEGTQEVPGLVEAHVYSTEDVWELMKSGSRARSVGSTNANELSSRSHCLLRVTVKGENLINGQKIRSHLWLVDLAGSERVGRIEVEGERLKESQFINKSLSALGDVIYALASKTAHIPYRNSKLTHMLQSSLGGDCKTLMFVQISPNSADLGETLCSLNFASRVRGIESGPARKQADLSELFKYKQMAEKLKHDEKETKKLQDNLQSLQLKLSAREHICRNLQEKVRDLENQLAEERKTRLKQETRAFAAATAQPSGFSSLKQAALKTITEKKPPLAPSKVRLPLRRISNFLPPPSPVPPRKAGTANPLIPASAGGKENIPKTTMAATNSKNLMKPRRFSVAVRPLPSTTTTQAIQPRRRVSIATIRPESNTYMTTPLHSSASRFKNGTAMGRQSFVRDPRKARYSRLFSPMPELRTAGETTPTAAMRSSSKFMGSPPTQAGSWKKHPTVVALQRKPLVWSPLKLRGMKNNRRPSLLPSL, encoded by the exons ttCAAAACCTAGAGGATTCAACTATTCACTCAG AACAAATTGAGGAAAATACCGATTTAATAGATGATAATAGTTTGTCAAGTGGAATCCAAGAAACTACTCCAGACCAGGGCCACACCCTACCGATATTGCAGAAAATCATTGATTTGAGCACCAAAGTTCAG aatctgaagaaagagCACACTGTCCTATCTGATCAAGTGAAGCAAACTACAGATTCGTTTCCTGGCCCTGAAGCTGTGAACACTCTTCAGCTTCTCA ATACTGAACATGAACTTCTAAAGAAGAAGTACCTTCAAGAGTCATCTGAACGTAAGAGGCTTTACAATGAAGTGATTGAGCTTAAAGGCAATATCAGGGTCTTCTGCAGATGTAGACCTTTAAGCCAAAATGAGATTACAAGTGGGTCTACTTCTATAGTTGATTTTGACTCATCTCAAGATAATGAGCTGCAGGTCATTTGCTCTGACTCTTCCAAAAAGCAATTTAAGTTTGACCACGTGTTTAGGCCTGAGGACAACCAAG AGGCTGTTTTCGCTCAAACTAAGCCTATTGTGACTTCGGTGCTGGATGGGTATAATGTCTGCATATTTGCCTACGGACAAACTGGAACAGGGAAGACATTTACAATGGAGGGAACACCTGAAAATAGGGGAGTCAACTATAGAACTCTGGAGGAGTTGTTTCGAATTTCTGATGAGAGAGGTGGCATTATGAGATATGAATTGTTTGTTAGCATGTTGGAGGTTTACAATGAGAAGATTCGGGACCTACTGATTGATAACTCCAACCAACCTGCAAAGAA GTTGGAGATAAAACAAGCAGCAGAGGGAACACAAGAAGTCCCGGGACTTGTTGAAGCTCATGTTTATAGTACTGAAGATGTTTGGGAACTGATGAAGTCTGGAAGTCGAGCTAGATCTGTGGGATCCACCAATGCTAATGAGCTCAGCAGCCGTTCTCACTG CTTGTTGCGAGTGACTGTCAAGGGGGAAAATTTAATAAATGGACAGAAGATAAGGAGTCACCTATGGCTGGTGGACTTGGCTGGTAGTGAGCGTGTGGGTAGGATTGAAGTTGAAGGTGAAAGATTGAAGGAATCTCAGTTCATTAATAAATCTCTCTCAGCACTTGGTGATGTCATTTATGCCCTTGCATCTAAAACAGCCCACATTCCTTAcag GAACTCCAAGCTCACACATATGCTGCAGAGCTCTCTAG GAGGAGATTGCAAAACCCTGATGTTTGTCCAAATCAGCCCAAATTCAGCAGATCTAGGTGAAACACTTTGTTCGCTAAATTTTGCCAGTCGAGTCCGTGGAATTGAGAGTGGCCCTGCTCGCAAACAGGCAGATCTTAGCGAGCTTTTCAAGTACAAGCAAATG GCAGAAAAGCTCAAGCATGAcgagaaggaaacaaaaaaactaCAGGATAATTTGCAGTCTTTGCAGTTAAAGCTTTCTGCCAGAGAACATATCTGCCGAAATCTTCAGGAGAAG GTTCGAGACCTTGAGAACCAACTAGCAGAGGAAAGGAAAACCAGATTAAAACAGGAAACTAGAGCTTTTGCTGCTGCTACTGCTCAGCCCTCAGGATTTTCATCTCTAAAACAAGCAGCACTGAAGACCATAACAGAGAAGAAGCCACCACTGGCTCCTTCAAAAGTGAGGTTGCCACTGCGGAGAATTTCCAATTTCCTTCCACCACCATCTCCTGTTCCGCCCCGAAAAGCTGGAACAGCCAATCCTCTCATCCCAGCTTCAGCAGGTGGCAAAGAAAATATTCCCAAAACAACGATGGCAGCAACAAACTCAAAAAACCTTATGAAACCAAGACGGTTTTCTGTTGCCGTCAGACCACTtccttcaacaacaacaacacaggCAATTCAGCCTAGGAGAAGGGTCTCCATTGCTACCATCCGTCCTGAATCCAACACTTATATGACAACTCCACTCCACAGCTCTGCCTCTCGATTCAAAAATGGCACTGCAATGGGCCGGCAGTCATTTGTGAGAGACCCACGGAAGGCACGGTACTCACGGTTGTTCTCTCCAATGCCAGAGTTGAGGACAGCAGGAGAGACAACACCAACTGCTGCCATGAGGAGCAGTAGTAAGTTCATGGGGAGTCCTCCAACACAGGCTGGTTCATGGAAAAAGCATCCAACAGTTGTTGCACTACAACGGAAACCATTAGTGTGGAGTCCACTCAAGTTGAGAGGCATGAAAAATAACAGGAGGCCATCATTGTTGCCCTCTCTCTAA
- the LOC126717051 gene encoding kinesin-like protein KIN-14S isoform X2, with product MEDRTVEILSENCEPFDPNRDLKPSSPSASEQIEENTDLIDDNSLSSGIQETTPDQGHTLPILQKIIDLSTKVQNLKKEHTVLSDQVKQTTDSFPGPEAVNTLQLLNTEHELLKKKYLQESSERKRLYNEVIELKGNIRVFCRCRPLSQNEITSGSTSIVDFDSSQDNELQVICSDSSKKQFKFDHVFRPEDNQEAVFAQTKPIVTSVLDGYNVCIFAYGQTGTGKTFTMEGTPENRGVNYRTLEELFRISDERGGIMRYELFVSMLEVYNEKIRDLLIDNSNQPAKKLEIKQAAEGTQEVPGLVEAHVYSTEDVWELMKSGSRARSVGSTNANELSSRSHCLLRVTVKGENLINGQKIRSHLWLVDLAGSERVGRIEVEGERLKESQFINKSLSALGDVIYALASKTAHIPYRNSKLTHMLQSSLGGDCKTLMFVQISPNSADLGETLCSLNFASRVRGIESGPARKQADLSELFKYKQMAEKLKHDEKETKKLQDNLQSLQLKLSAREHICRNLQEKVRDLENQLAEERKTRLKQETRAFAAATAQPSGFSSLKQAALKTITEKKPPLAPSKVRLPLRRISNFLPPPSPVPPRKAGTANPLIPASAGGKENIPKTTMAATNSKNLMKPRRFSVAVRPLPSTTTTQAIQPRRRVSIATIRPESNTYMTTPLHSSASRFKNGTAMGRQSFVRDPRKARYSRLFSPMPELRTAGETTPTAAMRSSSKFMGSPPTQAGSWKKHPTVVALQRKPLVWSPLKLRGMKNNRRPSLLPSL from the exons AACAAATTGAGGAAAATACCGATTTAATAGATGATAATAGTTTGTCAAGTGGAATCCAAGAAACTACTCCAGACCAGGGCCACACCCTACCGATATTGCAGAAAATCATTGATTTGAGCACCAAAGTTCAG aatctgaagaaagagCACACTGTCCTATCTGATCAAGTGAAGCAAACTACAGATTCGTTTCCTGGCCCTGAAGCTGTGAACACTCTTCAGCTTCTCA ATACTGAACATGAACTTCTAAAGAAGAAGTACCTTCAAGAGTCATCTGAACGTAAGAGGCTTTACAATGAAGTGATTGAGCTTAAAGGCAATATCAGGGTCTTCTGCAGATGTAGACCTTTAAGCCAAAATGAGATTACAAGTGGGTCTACTTCTATAGTTGATTTTGACTCATCTCAAGATAATGAGCTGCAGGTCATTTGCTCTGACTCTTCCAAAAAGCAATTTAAGTTTGACCACGTGTTTAGGCCTGAGGACAACCAAG AGGCTGTTTTCGCTCAAACTAAGCCTATTGTGACTTCGGTGCTGGATGGGTATAATGTCTGCATATTTGCCTACGGACAAACTGGAACAGGGAAGACATTTACAATGGAGGGAACACCTGAAAATAGGGGAGTCAACTATAGAACTCTGGAGGAGTTGTTTCGAATTTCTGATGAGAGAGGTGGCATTATGAGATATGAATTGTTTGTTAGCATGTTGGAGGTTTACAATGAGAAGATTCGGGACCTACTGATTGATAACTCCAACCAACCTGCAAAGAA GTTGGAGATAAAACAAGCAGCAGAGGGAACACAAGAAGTCCCGGGACTTGTTGAAGCTCATGTTTATAGTACTGAAGATGTTTGGGAACTGATGAAGTCTGGAAGTCGAGCTAGATCTGTGGGATCCACCAATGCTAATGAGCTCAGCAGCCGTTCTCACTG CTTGTTGCGAGTGACTGTCAAGGGGGAAAATTTAATAAATGGACAGAAGATAAGGAGTCACCTATGGCTGGTGGACTTGGCTGGTAGTGAGCGTGTGGGTAGGATTGAAGTTGAAGGTGAAAGATTGAAGGAATCTCAGTTCATTAATAAATCTCTCTCAGCACTTGGTGATGTCATTTATGCCCTTGCATCTAAAACAGCCCACATTCCTTAcag GAACTCCAAGCTCACACATATGCTGCAGAGCTCTCTAG GAGGAGATTGCAAAACCCTGATGTTTGTCCAAATCAGCCCAAATTCAGCAGATCTAGGTGAAACACTTTGTTCGCTAAATTTTGCCAGTCGAGTCCGTGGAATTGAGAGTGGCCCTGCTCGCAAACAGGCAGATCTTAGCGAGCTTTTCAAGTACAAGCAAATG GCAGAAAAGCTCAAGCATGAcgagaaggaaacaaaaaaactaCAGGATAATTTGCAGTCTTTGCAGTTAAAGCTTTCTGCCAGAGAACATATCTGCCGAAATCTTCAGGAGAAG GTTCGAGACCTTGAGAACCAACTAGCAGAGGAAAGGAAAACCAGATTAAAACAGGAAACTAGAGCTTTTGCTGCTGCTACTGCTCAGCCCTCAGGATTTTCATCTCTAAAACAAGCAGCACTGAAGACCATAACAGAGAAGAAGCCACCACTGGCTCCTTCAAAAGTGAGGTTGCCACTGCGGAGAATTTCCAATTTCCTTCCACCACCATCTCCTGTTCCGCCCCGAAAAGCTGGAACAGCCAATCCTCTCATCCCAGCTTCAGCAGGTGGCAAAGAAAATATTCCCAAAACAACGATGGCAGCAACAAACTCAAAAAACCTTATGAAACCAAGACGGTTTTCTGTTGCCGTCAGACCACTtccttcaacaacaacaacacaggCAATTCAGCCTAGGAGAAGGGTCTCCATTGCTACCATCCGTCCTGAATCCAACACTTATATGACAACTCCACTCCACAGCTCTGCCTCTCGATTCAAAAATGGCACTGCAATGGGCCGGCAGTCATTTGTGAGAGACCCACGGAAGGCACGGTACTCACGGTTGTTCTCTCCAATGCCAGAGTTGAGGACAGCAGGAGAGACAACACCAACTGCTGCCATGAGGAGCAGTAGTAAGTTCATGGGGAGTCCTCCAACACAGGCTGGTTCATGGAAAAAGCATCCAACAGTTGTTGCACTACAACGGAAACCATTAGTGTGGAGTCCACTCAAGTTGAGAGGCATGAAAAATAACAGGAGGCCATCATTGTTGCCCTCTCTCTAA
- the LOC126717052 gene encoding probable microtubule-binding protein TANGLED: protein MVARTPQKLKKMVAPINPVLLRETVKKVDRCMARLQELQYTVSGGTKVISGVSLSPRSTRGYLRTSLRCKQESARIKNATSKKSPVGKFPAHTGEEWRRMSLPAMLVGETVGEILQASQFAREIVAAVVNKTKKITLDDPKTPVTQRRNQRPQPENSELRTRRKREKQNKLQLIRSESDTPSLQRARSRINFKVSPPKIRELDKENSRYLANRISPKNRPWAKKTVLFPNPLFLSTASAQQQKFCKTRSPVIARNKQTPHKFLIKSPPSASSKFQVKIKSPPVVSLSPTRHTSLSKKSPKMSPKMSTASKLRRSFSPSRLATRLVSPLRSRKCVQKIDGLMSGLKQRPAVTPMRF from the exons ATGGTTGCAAGAACCCCACAAAAACTGAAGAAAATGGTAGCACCTATCAATCCGGTCCTACTCAGAGAAACTGTAAAGAAg GTGGATAGGTGTATGGCTAGGCTGCAAGAGCTGCAATACACAGTGTCAGGTGGGACAAAGGTGATATCAGGGGTGAGTCTAAGCCCTCGCAGTACCAGGGGTTATCTGAGGACCAGTCTCAGATGCAAGCAAGAGTCTGCAAG GATCAAGAATGCTACCTCTAAGAAATCTCCAGTGGGGAAGTTTCCAGCTCACACAggag AGGAATGGCGTAGAATGTCATTACCAGCAATGCTTGTAGGTGAAACGGTTGGAGAAATTCTACAAGCAAGCCAATTTGCAAGAGAAATAGTAGCAGCAGTTGTtaacaaaaccaagaaaatcaCACTTGATGATCCTAAAACTCCAGTAACTCAACGGAGGAACCAGAGGCCACAACCAGAAAACTCAGAACTCAGGACTAGAAGAAAGAGGGAGAAGCAAAACAAATTGCAATTGATTCGATCAGAGTCTGATACACCATCACTTCAAAGGGCTCGTTCACGAATCAACTTCAAAGTTTCACCCCCAAAGATTAGAGAATTGGACAAAGAAAATAGCCGATATTTGGCGAATAGAATATCCCCCAAGAATAGACCATGGGCTAAAAAGACAGTTCTATTCCCCAATCCTTTGTTCTTGTCTACAGCTTCTGCACAGCAACAGAAGTTTTGCAAGACAAGGTCTCCAGTTATagcaagaaacaaacaaacaccacATAAGTTCTTAATTAAGTCTCCACCATCAGCTTCTTCCAAGTTTCAAGTCAAGATCAAGAGCCCCCCAGTGGTTTCTCTTTCTCCCACTAGGCATACAAGTTTGAGCAAGAAGTCTCCAAAGATGTCTCCAAAGATGTCAACTGCATCAAAGTTGCGCCGGTCTTTCTCTCCTTCAAGACTGGCAACTAGATTGGTGTCTCCATTGAGGAGCAGAAAGTGTGTACAGAAGATTGATGGGTTAATGAGTGGATTGAAGCAGCGTCCAGCTGTGACACCAATGCGATTCTAA